Part of the Prionailurus viverrinus isolate Anna unplaced genomic scaffold, UM_Priviv_1.0 scaffold_45, whole genome shotgun sequence genome, GCACTGTCGTGGCCGTTTGTAGCGGAACATTCGTGTCATGTGCCTCCAGCACACAGCCGTGTGTTGTGTCCCTGTTGGTGTGATTATTTTGCTTTGCAGGCCTTGGTGTTGGTTTTGGTCTGCGGTCGTATGTGGTGGTCAGGGTGAGTCTGTCCTTCTGTATTTAAGTGCGTCTGTGTGCCCAAATGGGGCAGTGTGGGCCTGGCACCAAGGGCCTGTGTGTACCTGTCACTACCTGAATGTAATCATAATTTATACCCAGGATAAATACAGTCTGGGCGTTGCTGACCTGCTCTTGTGTTTTCTGTGCCTAGTGACCAGGGTGGGCTGCCCAGCAGCTGCCAGGGAGCTCTGCCTGCAGGAGGGTGGCCAGGGTGGGGACCCACGCCCCCTCCAGGGCTGAGGCTGTGgtcccccagctgcccctggagcCAGCCGACTACCAGCGTCCGTGTGGGTCGGCTTGACGGAGAACGCGGGCCTAGGACCGAAACGGGCACAGGCGCGCACAATACGGAGCGAACTTGCTGCCAGACTCTGCCAAGTGGAAACCCTCCCGAGGGCGCCAGAAGAGGACGATGAAAATAAAGCCCCGGTGGGCCGGCtgcaggctggggcagggagaaCGTGGAACTTACTAGGGAGACGGGAGGAGCGGGGACCGCACGTCGTCCTGGCCCCCTGGTGCCGGCAGGGGGAGGCCCCGCAGGGCCCGcagcagggccagggccaggcgCACGAGGAGACGCAGCAGCAGGAAGCTGAACGGCACGGCGATCTGTGTGAGGTGGAAGATGGCTGTGCTGAACCTGCTGAGGAAGCAGGTGGAGGCGAAGGCCAGCAGGCTGGCGCAGGGGTACAGCGCGAGCTTGGCGAACATGAACGCGTGCTCCCGGCCCCCGAACCGTGCCGAGGGCTGCAGCGTCTCCTCCTCGCGCAGCAAGGCCGTGGTCCAGATGGCAAACTGGAAGATGCTGGCGAAGAAGATGATGGCGCAGCTGACGCGCACGCTCTCGAGCTCGTCGTGGGGCTGCCGGGCGAAGGCCGAGGTCTGCTGGTAGGCCAGCGGGAGGCCGCCCACAAAGGCCAGTGACAGTGTGTTGAGCAGCCCCATGGACTGCGTGGCTTTGCGGATGTGCAGGAAGAGCGAGTGGTGGGCAAACCAGAGCAGGCCCACCGTGGCGAAGGAGCCAAAATACGCCAGGAAATGTGGCCCGTACACGCTCAGTGCCGCCACCAGGCTGCCGTGGAACTTCTCCTTCACGTCCTTGGAGTCCGGGATGTTGTCCTCGCTGAGGATGGTCAACACACAGCATTTATAACAGCCTCAACGCAGGGCGTCGGGTCCGGGCtacagcccccaccccatcccgAGCCCCGTCGGGCGGGCTACACCTAGCTCCCAGGCACACTTGAATTTCACTTAAAGGGCACAGACAGCTTTTGTTGTATCCTACATGCACACTTAGTATACTAAGCAATTACACGTTCatctgaagttcaaatttaactCCAGCCTGCACTTTGCTGACAGCCCCGGGCTGGTGAGCAGCCCTGGTCCCAAGCCTACAGCCCCCCCTGGCCTCCACAGGTGGGTGCTCGTGAGGTCTGTCCATTCTCCTGTGGCCGTCCAATCAACTCGGGCAGCAGTCCCGCAGAtctgaggggggggggcagttagCCTCTATGGCTCTCAGATCTGGGCTGCATTTTATTGTAAGGAGTAACTGTAAGGCATGTCTCAGGATTCTCCCCTCCACGGATGTCCCCAATCGCACAGCCCAGAGAACCTGCCGCCCTCACAGTGGGAAGCTACAAGTGTGTTTGGGGGTTTGGAGGGAGCTGCAAGGATCTGCAGGTAGGGGCAAGAGACAGAGCCAGGGGTACTGCCCCAGCTCCTTGGGACGGTGGCTTTGAGTGGAGGAAGGAACACAgccccctgggcccccagcctcAGCCGGCCCGTGCCTCCACTCAGCAAGGGAACTGGGGCTAGCATGGCCCTGGCCACAGGGCAGGAGCAAAGCCACATCATTCTGGAACCTGAGGTCTAGGCCTCGGAGATTGATTACCAGTGAACACTTGCTCCCTATTTCTAAAAAATTCACGAGTTACAGTAGGAAAAAGCTATCAAGAgaggatgaggaaaatgaagagttTACCAGatacaaaatgtaaaatcacAGTGTTGTAACACGTCCAACAAAATAAGGATGTATTGAAATAAGgccaaagaaacaaaagggtctaaaagagaatgaaaaatttccggggggggggggggagcagacaaaacacaaaaatgcagGAACGAAAATTCGAACTTTGACAGAATGAAGAGGCAGATCAGGTGGAGCACAGTGAAGGGAAAAATGAGAACAGAGGGTGCGGGGGGAGGAGCCCCGGGGGTGGGCacaggggacaggggtggggggaggactggcatgggggatgggggatggcAGGGGAAGGGGCGGTTGGCCTGGGGGTGGAGCcaaagggggaggagagaatggaggtggggggagcccGCCTGCCCCCAATCTGCCCAGCTTGGGGAAGGGAGGAGTGACATGAGGAGTCCTGCGTGTGGCCCTGgtgctccctgcctccacccgTGCTCTCCCACGGAGACCCTGAGTTCTGGAGGGGGCTCCGGCCAGGGTGGGACTCGTTCCACAGGGAGGGTGGCAGCGGGAGGCCGCAGCACCCGCCTGCGTAGGGCTGGATGAAGAGAGACTCTCTAGACAGGCATGCCACGGACCCCCTCCTCAGGCCTGGGTCCTTACCAGATGTCCAGGATGAGGAGTGTGGCCACGATGGCATAGACCCCGTCGCTGAAGGCCTCCACCCGCTCCTTGCTGAGAGGCTCATGCAGGTCAAATGTGAAGAACTCCACACTGTGAGCTGGGGGCTCTTGGGGGCCTGTGGATGTgccaggagggaggagctggCCAGGGGAGGGGACTCTGCAGGGACGCCTGGCCGTCACGGGCGCCTGGGCCCTTCCCATGCTCCACAGGCCTTGGGGAGCAGTGCCGAGGCCCCACACACCAGCCTGCCCGCACACCTACCCACAAGCCTGCCCTTGCACCAGCTGCAGGCCTTGCTGACGTAGGGGAGGAAGATGACCGTCGCCATCAGCAGGTACGACTGTATGAGACACAGACATGTCAGGAGGTGACGCTGCACCAAAAATCCCACCCAGAAGCCACCCGCTCCAAAGGGATGGCAGCACCCGCAACCTAAGAAACAGGTGAATTATACCTCATCAGGCTGAAAGCCGTGCGTGCATCCAAGAGCACTTCTCACACAACGGGAGAGCACACGGCAGCCCGCGTGGCAGAGGAGGACCTGGCGCCCAGCGCAGGTGGAAACTCCTCGCCTCCACGGCACAGAGACGACACCCAAGGAAAAGGGCtggagcagacatttctccaaagaagacgccGTGGCCGACCCGCGAACGGAAAGGTGCTCGGCGTCACCGAGCCTCAGGGAAATGCAGAGCGGAACCAGGAGACCCCACGTCACACCCCGGGGGAAGACGGCCCTCAGAAAAGCGGGTCCACGGGCCTTGGCGAGGGTGTGGGGAAACTGGGAGCCCGCGCTGTCGGTGGGGacgtaaactggtgcagccgccaTGGAAAACAATGTGGCAGGTCCCCCCAAAATCAAACAGGGAGCCCCTGTGATCCGGTAAGCCCACGCCCGCCTCCCCCTGCGACCCAGTAAGCCCACACCTGCCGccccctgtgacccagcaagCCCACGCCCGCCTCCCCCTGCCATCCAGTAAGCCCACGCCCGCCGccccctgtgacccagcaagCCCACGCCCGCCTCCCCCTGCGACCCAGTAAGCCCACGCCCGCCTCCCCCTGCGACCCAGTAAGCCCACGCCCGCCTCCCCCTGCGACCCAGTAAGCCCACGCCCGCCTCCCCCTGCGACCCAGTAAGCCCacacctgcctccccctgccatcCAGTAAGCCCATGCTCACCTCCCACTGCGACCCAGTAAGCCCACGCCCGCTTCCCCCTGCCATCCAGTAAGCCCACGCCCGCCTCCCCCTGCGATCCAGCAAGCCCACGCCCGCCTCCCCCTGCGATCCAGCAAGCCCACGCCTACCTCCCCCTGCGACCCAGTAAGCCCACGCCTGCCTCACCCTGCCATCCAGTAAGCCCACGCCTGCCTCCCCCTGTGATTCAGCAAGCCCACGCCTGCCTCCCCCTGTGATCCAGCAAGCCCACGCCCGCCTCCCCCTGCGACCCAGTAAGCCCACACCCGCCTCCCCCTGCCATCCAGTAAGCCCATGCTCACCTCCCCCTGCGACCCAGTAAGCCCACGCCCGCCTCCCCCTGCCATCCAGTAAGCCCACGCCTGCCTCTCCCTGCGATCCAGCAAgcccacaccctcctccccctgccatccAGTAAGCCCACGTCTGGCCCGGGTGTGCACCCAGAAGAACGGAGAGCAGGGTCTCCAAGAGGTGTGTGCAccccacgttcacagcagcacCGTTCACATCAGCTAAGACGAGCAAGAACCCAGAGTCTGTCGACAGACGCGCGGGTGAGAAAACGTGGTCCAGCCAACGAGAGGAAGTCCTGACACTTGGGGCGACGTGAACCAACCTTGAAGACGTTATGCTGaacgaaagaagccagacataaaagcctcgtgttttatgattccatttacatgaattACCCAGCACAGGCAGATccacagagagagacggaaagtCGACTGGTGGCTTCCAGGCAGCAGGGGGGGTGAGGGAAACATTCCAGAAGGAGGTGGAGGTGGCGGCTACACGCGATGTGCACTCCATCGTTGCCGCTGGATGGTGTTTACAGGACACAGTGGCGTGGGCTTCACTGCACACACACCCCGTAATTTGAACAAGAAAGGCCGTAGGGCCAGGTGGCGTGTTCTGGGCTCTGGCAGCGCGAGCCCTCAAGGCTGGGGCAGACCGGCAGGTCCCACAAGGGCTCTGCTCACCCTGCGGCTGTGGTACCCACACAGCCGACACCCCTGCAGTGAGGCGCCTCCTCCTGCTGCCGCTGCCCCATTCCAGGCCTGCGCTCAATGGGGGGCTCCCGCCCCTTCTGTCCTGCAAGCCAAGTACTTCAGGGTCACCTGACGTGGGGAGTACAATCAGGGAGACAGTGGCACACTGCAGACAGATGACGAAGGCCAGCATCACAGATCTGTTTACAGCCCCGACCACATCACTGAGCAGACACACTGAGGGACGGGCCTCCCGGGTGTGAAGCAGGTGGGAGGAGGCCAATTGGTGGGCAGGCCCTGCAGGATCAGCGGGAGGGAGCCACAGGGGAGGAGGAATCCcaatctggggggagggggggggaggggacagagaaataACACAAGTGGCTTCTACTAGATGCTGGCATGAGAGGCCCAATGCAGAGGCCCCAGAACATCACCGCTGCAGGAAGGTAGCCACACCGGGATGGCCCGGGCCAGGGTGGTAAGAAGGGCTGGATCTAGAAGGTGAATCCAGCACAGCGTCTGGCTGAGGGAGGGGGTGGCAAGGATGTCTAGGAGGATGGAGACCACGGGCTTCCTGGGGGGCAGGAAGCTTGCATGTGTCGTGTCACAGGTGGTGGCGGGCATTGGGGCTccaggtgaggaggggagagggcaaaGGATCAGAGCCACAcggcaggggaagagggaagaaggcaacAAGAGGAAGGCTgatgggcaggtgggtgggggcggACTGACAGCGGACTGTTCCATCACAGAGCGCCATGGCCTGAGCCTACCCTCGGAGGCCACTGGACCCGCTGGTCACTTGGGCCCCCCCAGCCCTCCATTTCCTGTTTGGTGGCtgaggtgcccctcccccactgtcatCACGGCATCAGGGCAAGGTCACTGTCTAGGCTCCTCATGGACCCAATGGACGCTGCCCACTCAGCCCAGGCTCCTGGTCCAGGCCCTGGCAGTGGGCACGGCCTGCCCTGGTCCTCAGCTCTGCTCGTCCCGACTGCCCATACCACACCCCAGCTGTCCCTCCATGCTCCATGCAATGACCTCCATCATCCTCAGCCCCTGACTTTGTCCAACCAACACCCGCTGTCGGCCACCATGAATGCACAGCCGGGAGAGGCTGCCCCCCAGGACGTGTACGCGGCCTCGGGCCAGCTGCCCCTTACTCCTGTCCAGTGCGTCCCCCttgctggccctgccctgcccaccaggAGCCACCCCACTGCAGGCCACAGCCAAGAACGCCCTGCCTGACTCCACGCACCCCTCCCACCAGCACCCCCTTCAATTTAAACACGCTCAAGACTAAGGAGACCAAGCAGAAGCCTGAGGCCTGCCCTCACCCCCccacacctgcctgcctgcctgcctgcctgcttgcaCACTGGcgtacccctcccccacccggccTGCCTGGACCTGACCTCAGGGCGCCTGGGACGcttagcccccacccccagcacgcAGACAACGCTCTGCAGTGGCCCTTGCCTGCCTATTTGTTTCAAACTTGGAATTCTCTTGAAATGTGCACTAGACATCTAGAACATCAACCATTTCTTCATATTTACGACGCTCTGGTTCTGAAACCTCGCCTTCACGAGCGCTCGGGGAAAGGCGGGAACCGTGCAGAAGCTTCCACCATCAACTCTGAAACAGCTGCTTGTCAGGATTTCCCTCAATTTCTGGAAGACGAAGCGTTGCTAGAACAATATTCCTATTAAGCTGGCTGATGGCTACGGGCAccgggggctcagctggttgagtggccgactcttgatcttgcagttcgtgggacagagcccgcgtcgggctctgcacggacagcacggagcctgcttgggactcactctctctcaaaatatacattaaaaaaaaaattagccgaggggcacctgggtggctcagtcggttgagcatctgacttctgctcaggtcatgatctcacgatgcgtgggttcgagccccacgtcgggctctgtgccgacagctcaacgcctggagcctgcttcggattctgtgtctccctctctctgcccctcccctgcacacactctgtctctctctctcaaaataaataaacgttaaaaaaaattagctgacAGGTAAAAGGCACTCGCCAACCTTGATTTCTGTGACTTGGCTGAAACAGCTCCAAGTTCTCGCATCCCCTGAAGTGTAGGGTGCGGAGTGGAGAGCACCGAAGACTGAACCAGAGATGTCCGTGTGAAGCATCCTGACCTCTGACCACACCTGGGTTTTCCTGAGACTCGGTAGCCAGTCCCCACCTGGGACCCTGGCTCTCCTCAGCCGGGCTGCACAATGGGGCT contains:
- the TMEM175 gene encoding endosomal/lysosomal proton channel TMEM175 isoform X2, whose protein sequence is MWRVGRSESRAERLPDTPSLRLQQDGSRGFSSPDSRSDMEGERHGAARCPEALVWWGRVPETPTHSPRSRPRAPVPSPHPPGHPVGSLPAEPSSLGSPPLRHLFMSTGGRGYWPEASARALHPAAPTGADRGVRVPLPPPPEPPDRELHPQDPVSAAHPGHRPQGPGLVFRCCWLLPVFLPLVYVPTDSAGSQFPHTLAKARGPAFLRAVFPRGVTWGLLVPLCISLRLGDAEHLSVRGSATASSLEKCLLQPFSLGVVSVPWRRGVSTCAGRQVLLCHAGCRVLSRCVRSALGCTHGFQPDESYLLMATVIFLPYVSKACSWCKGRLVESPPLASSSLLAHPQAPKSPQLTVWSSSHLTCMSLSARSGWRPSATGSMPSWPHSSSWTSARTTSRTPRT
- the TMEM175 gene encoding endosomal/lysosomal proton channel TMEM175 isoform X1 — protein: MSGPQTPEPARRTQGDSPTGTGGEDTADGIQHSQRMLSFSDALLSIIATVMILPVTHTEISPEQFDKSIQRLLATRIAVYLMTFLIVTVAWAAHTRLFQVVGKIDDTLALLNLACMMTITFLPFTFSLMVTFPEVPLGIFLFCMCVIAIGAVQALIVVYAFHFPHLLNPQIESSTHRTLYRQHILGIVLRGPALCFAAAGFSLFFYPLSYLLMATVIFLPYVSKACSWCKGRLVGPQEPPAHSVEFFTFDLHEPLSKERVEAFSDGVYAIVATLLILDICEDNIPDSKDVKEKFHGSLVAALSVYGPHFLAYFGSFATVGLLWFAHHSLFLHIRKATQSMGLLNTLSLAFVGGLPLAYQQTSAFARQPHDELESVRVSCAIIFFASIFQFAIWTTALLREEETLQPSARFGGREHAFMFAKLALYPCASLLAFASTCFLSRFSTAIFHLTQIAVPFSFLLLRLLVRLALALLRALRGLPLPAPGGQDDVRSPLLPSP